A part of Limihaloglobus sulfuriphilus genomic DNA contains:
- the pyrR gene encoding bifunctional pyr operon transcriptional regulator/uracil phosphoribosyltransferase PyrR, with the protein MTQLLDKKQIDQAISRLADMIIESSGDEVVILGIRDRGEILSERLSKIITSRAGKTALSGALDITLYRDDITEPSGAMRAVQPSYIPCPLNDKEIILADDVLHTGRSCRAALDAIVAYGRPRLIKLAVLIDRGGREYPIQADYTGVKLEVRDDQKVRVTLEEYGDIDQAVLE; encoded by the coding sequence ATGACACAGTTACTTGACAAAAAACAGATAGACCAGGCCATCAGCCGGCTTGCTGATATGATAATCGAAAGCAGCGGCGATGAAGTTGTCATTCTGGGCATAAGAGACCGGGGCGAAATACTAAGTGAGCGGCTCTCAAAGATAATCACTTCCAGGGCCGGCAAAACCGCTCTCAGCGGAGCACTTGATATAACTCTATACAGAGACGACATTACCGAGCCTTCCGGGGCAATGCGGGCGGTTCAGCCCTCGTACATACCGTGCCCGCTCAACGACAAAGAAATAATACTGGCAGACGATGTTCTGCATACGGGGCGTTCTTGCAGAGCGGCACTCGACGCGATAGTGGCATACGGGCGGCCCAGACTGATCAAGCTGGCGGTGCTCATAGACCGCGGCGGACGCGAATACCCGATCCAGGCAGATTATACCGGTGTCAAATTAGAGGTACGCGATGATCAGAAAGTCAGGGTTACACTCGAAGAATACGGAGACATCGACCAGGCGGTTTTAGAATAG
- a CDS encoding DNA repair helicase XPB — MSKVNLENPLIVQGDHTVLAEVESPRYAQARDELARFAELVKSPEHIHTYRITPLSIWNACAAGVKTDQIIGSLHKFSKYPIPEHVLVKIQDFASRYGRLKLMRRDSETLILSANAEPLAEEISHNNLVLPLLAERLSPLTFRIESISRGKLKQALVKIGFPAEDLAGYTKGEELCMEFRNTTVAGEAFLLRSYQNDSVRAFHANGSNSGGSGVIVLPCGAGKTIVGIACMARLQSSTLILTTSVTAVRQWKNELLDKTTLTEEQIGEYSGKMKQIRPITLATYQIMTYRKTKDSNFEHMSLFDQRNWGLIIYDEVHLLPAPVFQFTAFLQARRRLGLTATLVREDGRENDVFALIGPKKADAPWKTLEKQGWIAKADCTEIRIPLPQDIRMPYAVADSKRKFRIASENPLKEQIVKNIISRYKQEKILIIAMYLDQIKSIAKNLDIPVLTGSTSQDKRDKLFADFKEGKIHILAVSKIANFAVDLPDASVAIQISGTFGSRQEEAQRLGRILRPKQGLNRAHFFTLVSADTIEQDFALKRQLFLCEQGYTYSIRDTDREDPNSFLQ, encoded by the coding sequence ATGAGTAAAGTAAATCTGGAGAATCCGTTAATAGTTCAGGGTGATCACACGGTACTTGCGGAAGTGGAGAGCCCAAGGTATGCGCAGGCCAGAGATGAGCTTGCGCGATTTGCTGAATTGGTCAAATCTCCTGAGCATATTCATACTTATCGTATAACACCGCTTTCAATCTGGAACGCTTGCGCAGCCGGCGTAAAAACAGACCAGATTATAGGTTCACTGCATAAATTTTCCAAATATCCGATTCCTGAACATGTATTAGTCAAGATCCAGGATTTTGCATCCCGCTATGGCAGACTCAAACTTATGCGCAGAGACTCAGAGACACTGATCTTGTCAGCTAACGCAGAGCCGCTGGCTGAGGAGATATCCCACAATAATCTTGTGTTACCACTTCTTGCTGAGCGATTATCTCCATTGACTTTTCGAATTGAGTCTATATCCCGTGGTAAGCTGAAGCAGGCGTTGGTTAAGATCGGTTTCCCAGCAGAAGATTTAGCTGGTTATACCAAAGGGGAAGAACTATGTATGGAATTTCGCAACACTACGGTTGCCGGTGAAGCTTTTCTACTGCGAAGTTACCAAAATGATTCGGTAAGAGCTTTCCATGCCAACGGTTCCAATAGTGGCGGTTCAGGTGTTATAGTATTGCCATGTGGTGCCGGCAAGACCATTGTCGGCATAGCTTGTATGGCCAGATTGCAATCATCAACACTGATTCTTACAACCAGTGTTACTGCTGTACGGCAGTGGAAAAACGAACTGCTTGACAAAACCACCCTTACCGAAGAACAAATCGGTGAATATAGCGGTAAGATGAAACAGATACGACCTATTACTCTGGCAACGTACCAGATTATGACATACCGCAAAACAAAAGACAGTAATTTTGAGCATATGTCACTTTTTGACCAGCGTAATTGGGGGCTTATTATTTATGATGAAGTTCATCTTTTACCGGCACCTGTTTTTCAGTTTACGGCATTTCTGCAGGCTCGTCGCAGGTTGGGTCTTACCGCAACATTAGTTCGTGAAGATGGCCGCGAAAATGATGTCTTCGCATTAATAGGGCCTAAGAAAGCTGATGCCCCCTGGAAAACTCTTGAGAAGCAGGGCTGGATAGCCAAAGCCGACTGTACCGAGATACGGATACCTCTACCACAGGATATTCGCATGCCTTACGCAGTTGCTGACTCTAAAAGAAAATTCCGTATAGCTTCCGAAAATCCGCTTAAAGAGCAAATAGTAAAAAATATCATATCGCGATATAAGCAAGAAAAAATCCTGATAATCGCAATGTATCTTGACCAGATCAAGTCTATTGCAAAAAACTTAGACATTCCTGTTTTGACAGGCAGTACCAGTCAGGACAAACGTGATAAGCTATTCGCAGATTTTAAAGAGGGCAAGATTCATATCCTTGCAGTTTCAAAGATTGCTAATTTCGCGGTGGATTTACCTGATGCGTCAGTGGCTATACAAATATCTGGGACTTTCGGCTCAAGACAGGAAGAAGCCCAAAGACTCGGCAGAATCTTAAGACCCAAACAGGGGCTTAACCGTGCTCATTTTTTCACTTTAGTAAGCGCCGATACCATAGAACAGGACTTTGCTCTTAAAAGGCAGTTATTTTTATGCGAACAGGGTTATACTTATTCAATTCGCGATACCGACAGGGAAGACCCAAACTCTTTTTTACAGTAA
- a CDS encoding aspartate carbamoyltransferase catalytic subunit: MESESKSDFVWTRKHLIGLKDLSRRELEHIFSTADAFRPVGGNRVMKFPTLRGRLVVNMFFEDSTRTRNSFALAAKRLSADTLDFTKKASAVSKGETLVDTARNIVSMGVDMIVIRHNAGGAPLLLSRAVDVPIINAGDGFNEHPTQALLDTYTIRAHRGSLDGLKIAIVGDIAHSRVARSDIYAMTKLGAEVTLVGPPTLMPPKVSQLPVKVSTSLDDVIEEVDVINMLRIQFERMGSNPFPSVREYSRFFALTVDRLKRAKPDILVMHPGPLNRGVEIESEVADSPNSVILEQVAHGITTRMAVMLLVSQAAAMEKN, translated from the coding sequence ATGGAGTCTGAATCAAAAAGCGATTTTGTCTGGACAAGAAAGCACCTTATCGGCCTCAAGGACCTCAGCCGCAGGGAGCTTGAACATATCTTCAGCACGGCGGACGCGTTTCGGCCGGTCGGCGGCAACAGAGTAATGAAATTCCCTACGCTGCGGGGCAGACTCGTTGTAAACATGTTCTTCGAGGACAGCACACGCACAAGAAACAGCTTTGCCCTGGCGGCAAAACGCTTAAGTGCTGATACACTTGACTTTACAAAAAAAGCCAGTGCGGTGAGCAAGGGCGAGACACTTGTCGATACCGCGAGAAATATTGTCTCGATGGGCGTTGATATGATCGTGATTCGCCACAACGCCGGCGGGGCTCCGCTGCTGCTTTCCAGAGCGGTGGACGTGCCGATAATAAACGCAGGCGACGGTTTCAACGAGCATCCCACACAGGCACTGCTCGATACATACACAATCCGCGCCCACCGCGGCAGCCTCGACGGGCTAAAGATCGCCATTGTCGGAGATATAGCACACTCAAGAGTTGCCCGCAGCGACATTTACGCCATGACAAAGCTCGGCGCGGAGGTTACGCTTGTCGGCCCGCCGACACTGATGCCGCCAAAAGTATCACAGCTGCCGGTAAAGGTCAGCACAAGCCTTGATGATGTCATAGAAGAGGTGGACGTTATAAACATGCTGAGGATACAGTTTGAACGCATGGGCAGCAACCCATTCCCCTCGGTGCGTGAGTATTCGAGGTTTTTCGCACTGACCGTTGACCGGCTGAAAAGAGCAAAACCCGATATACTCGTTATGCACCCGGGCCCGCTCAACCGAGGCGTAGAGATTGAGTCCGAAGTCGCCGACAGCCCAAACAGTGTCATACTCGAGCAGGTCGCACACGGCATCACAACAAGAATGGCAGTCATGCTCCTGGTAAGCCAGGCCGCGGCAATGGAGAAAAATTAG